In the Clostridium gelidum genome, TTAAGTAATATGATCAAGAATAAATTAGGTGCATTTTATGTTCTGTCTCAGGATGAATTGAAAGAATATTATTGTGATGTGTATGGCTATAATAATTTAGAAGAAAAGCAGGAAGTAGAAAAGATAGCATGGGCGAAGTACTATGAAAAAATGGAACAACAAATGCAAGTAGGTAGCAATATCATGTCTGATTATCCTTTTAGTCAGAAACAGAAACCTCGTATTCAGCAATTAGTAGAAAGATATGATTATAAGGTTGTTACTATTCGCTTATTTGCAGATTTAGATGTATTGTTTGAGCGACAAAAGAAGCGGGATTTAGACACCACAAGGCATTTAAGTCATATTGTGACCTCTTACAAAAAGGGAGATCATTTAGCTGATAGAAGTAAAGCAGATAATTTATTAACCTATGAAGAATTTATAGAAAGATGTACAACAAGAGGATATGACACGTTTGAATTAGGAAAATTATATGAAGTGGATGCAACAGATTACAAAAAAGTGAATTATTCTAGGTTGTTGGAAGATATAAGACTGTTGGATGAAAACAATAGTGTAAATGTAAGTACCAAACAATCAACTTTTTAGAATATGGAGATTATTTGACAATTACGTTAACTGAAAGACAATTATTTATACATACAACTACAGAAGAAAAAAGGTAAAGACATTGATAAAAAACTGGTTCACTACTAGGTTTACGTTTGCTCTAAGAATAAGAAATATTTTTGAGCTAAATCTAAAGAGGGAACGTAAATGGATTTGTGTAAATTCAAATTTATTTGCGCTCTTTTTGTATATATAGTTGGTATCTATTGGGAGAATAATATAAGAATTTATGAAAGAAATATAGTGTAGATAGCTAAATAGCATTTATGATGGCCTACATTTTACCATATTATGATAGTATGATTATAAATAAAAAATGTATGGTTGCATATTTCATAGTTGTTATAGTAAACTATATGTAGAAATAAATCGAAATGTAGGATATAACACCATGTTATGGGTAATTTAGGATAAAATAATGGACTGAGGCAGCGCCTATTTGGTAACATAATTCAACAGTTTCTACAGGATGAGGTGGAACAACATCTCGACAGAGGGAAATATGAAAGACATAATACTTATAATAATAAGATATAGAATAGGAAGTGTTTAATGGAGCTTAATAAAAGTTGTACAGAAATTCTTAAATATCTAAAAGAAAAGGATGATTATATTAAGGCTCAAGAATTGGCAGAAATATATAAACTTACAGATAGAGCTATAAGATATAAGATAGATAAAATCGAGGAGTTTCTCGTTAAAAATGGATTTCAATATTTAGATAAGCAACATTTAAAGGGTATAAAGCTTATTATGGAACCAGGGTTAAATGAATTTCTTGATTCCTTTTTCGGAGAATATACTCCTTACAGATATATTTATTCAAAGAATGAAAGATTTGAATTTATTGTTATGAAGATTTTACAATCAAGAGAACCTGTTAAACTTTCATATTTTGAAAGCAAATTGTGTGTATCAAAAAATACTGTTTTTAAAGAACTAGAGTTAATAGAAAAGTGGCTTAATGAAAGAGAATTAAAAATTATCCGAAAACCAAGAGTAGGAATTATTGTAGAAGGAAATGAAGAAAATAAGAGAAAAGCTATAAGAGAAATTACATCAGAAACAATTTCTACAGAAGATATTGTGAATTATGTTAAAAAAGGAACTGTCAAATCAAAGATTAAT is a window encoding:
- a CDS encoding AAA family ATPase, with translation MDKILILLAGLPGTGKTYLSNMIKNKLGAFYVLSQDELKEYYCDVYGYNNLEEKQEVEKIAWAKYYEKMEQQMQVGSNIMSDYPFSQKQKPRIQQLVERYDYKVVTIRLFADLDVLFERQKKRDLDTTRHLSHIVTSYKKGDHLADRSKADNLLTYEEFIERCTTRGYDTFELGKLYEVDATDYKKVNYSRLLEDIRLLDENNSVNVSTKQSTF